A region of the Pirellulales bacterium genome:
AGACCGAGGAATGGGTCCAATACCCGACGATTTTCCGGCCCGTTGACGCCCTACGCACGTGCCCCGTAAAATCGCGGGAGATTCTTCCCGCCGGGTTGAACTGGCAATAGATCACGCCGCGGAGATTTCCGTCGCGTGGCGGCCAGCTGCGGGATTACCTGTCGCCTCCGGGCCGCTTTCCCACCATGGCCTCATTACAAGTCCTTAAGGGGATGACACCCGGCGTCCAGTTTCCGCTTGATGGCGATCGCGCCATTCTCGGGCGACATCCGGATTGCGACATCGTGCTCGACGTCGGCGCCGTGAGCCGGCAGCACGCGCAAATCCTGCTGATCGAGGCGGATTTCTACGTCGAGGATCTGAAAAGCCGGAACGGCACGTTCGTGAACGGCCAGCAGATTCACGACCGTCACCGGCTCGAAGATAACGATCGCATCAAGATTTGCGATCTGCTGTTCACCTTCCACCGCGGCAAGCGGGCGGGCGAGCCCGGCGGCGTCGCCCCGGCCCTAGCCGAGGTCGTGGATGACGTGATCGGTACCTCGGGCTCGACCGTGATGACGAAGCTCGAAATGGCCAAGGCCCGCGAATCACAACGATTCTCGGTCAATGCCGAGGCCAAGCTCAAGGCCCTGATCGAAATCAATAACAGCGTCGCCTCGGCCATTTCGGTCGATCAGGTGCTGCCAAAGGTCCTCGACAGCCTGTTCAAGGTGTTCCTGCAGGCCGACCGTGGGTTTATCGTCCTGCAAGAACGCGAGAACGGTCCGCTGATTCCCAAGGCGGTGAAGCATCGCCGCCCCGGCGACGAAGAAACGATTCGCATCAGCCGCACGATTGTCAGCCAGGTGATGCAGGGTAAAGAGGCCATTCTCTCGGCCGATGCCGCCAGCGACGAGCGGTTCGATTCCAGCCAGAGCATTGCCGACTTTCGCATCCGCTCGATGATGTGCGCTCCGCTAGTCGATAGTACCGGACGAGCGCTCGGTGCGATCCAGATCGACACGCTCGATCAGCGCAGCCGCTTTCAGACCGACGATCTGGAAGTGTTAGCGAGCGTAGCCGGCCAGGCGGCCTTTGCGATCGAGAACGCGCAACTGCATGAAGCCGCGATGCGGCAGCAGCAGTTCGAGCACGATTTGCAACTGGCGCACAAGGTTCAGCAAGGATTCTTGCCCAGCGGTCCGCCGCGCGTCGAGGGGTATGACTTCTTCGATTTTTATGAACCGGCCAACCAGGTCGGCGGCGATTATTTCGACTATGTGCCACTGCCCGGCGGACGCATGGCAATGATCCTGGCGGACGTGTCCGGCAAGGGCATCTCGGCAGCTCTGCTGACGGCCAAGCTATCAAGCGAAGCCCGCTATTGTCTGGCCAGCGAGCCAACCCCGGCCGCGGCGGTGACTCGGCTGAACGCAAATTTCAGCGCTAGCGGTTGGGAAGATCATTTCATCACGATCGTCGTGGCGGTGCTGGAACTGGAGACGCACCAGGTATGCCTCGTCAACGGCGGCCACATGGCACCGTTTTTGCGCAGTGCCGAGGGGCGTATTGAAGAAGTCGGCAGCGACGAGGCCGGCCTGCCGATAGGCGTCGACGCCGACTACCAGTATTCGCAATTCCTGTTCGACTTGAAACCAGGCGACTCGCTGACGCTATTCACTGATGGTTTCAGCGAAGCGATGGATGCCACGAACGAGCTCTATGGCATGCCGCGACTGCGGAATCGTCTGGCCGCGCCGGCCAAGGGAGTTCAACAACTGGGCGCCCTCTTGCTGGCCGACGTAAAGACATTTGTCGGCCAGCGGGCCCAAAGCGACGATATGTGCCTGGTCTGTTTCGGCCGGCAAAAAAGCTAGGTTCGGGCCATCCACGGCCGAAGTTCAGCCCTCTTCCGCGCCGTTCGGCAGCGGTTCCTTGACACTCCTCTTCGAGGGGGGCTAGGATCGAAAGAGGTTGCCCATGGCGCGCGCCGTTCGGGCGTTGGCCATACGTCTTTCGAAGCGCCGCGCCGCGGCCTTCGAGTTTTTGGTTTCTTCGTCGCGCTTGCGCGCCGTGAGAGACCGCGCGCGGTTCGGGCAAGTTCGTTGGCTTGTGTCGTCGCGCGTACGAAGGGTTCATGATCACCATGCCTCAGGCCGGCACAAATCGAGACGGCAAACGCTGTTCGGCGACCTGCTCTCGTTGCGCGAAGACCAGGAGCCTGGTTGGGGTTGGCAAATCGTTGCGGCTGCTTCCCGTCGGCTTGCTGGCGATTGTCGTTGCCTACGGAGCGTTACAACCGCAACGGACTCACGCGCAGTTCACGCCAAAATCGCCTAAGGTCATGGAACTGGTCAATTCGGGCGTGAAATTCTTGGAAGAGACCCCCGACTCGCGTGTGGGGGCCGAAGCCTTGATTGGGTTGACGTTGCTCAAAGCCGAGGTGAAGGCCGATCATCCCCTGATTCAAAAGGCGCTAATATCCGTACGGCGCATCCGATCCGATTCGGGCGCCCTGCAAACGCAGGATGTATACACGGTCGGCCTGTGCGTCATTTTCCTGGTCGAGCTCGATCCGGTGGCGTGCAAGGCCGACATCGAAACGATGCTGGCGCACCTGTTGTCGCTGCAAAAAGGGCACGGCGGCTGGGGCTACCCGCAGCGCCCGACCGGCGACACGTCGATGACGCAGTACGGCGTGCTGGCGATGTGGGAGGCCGAGCACGCCGGCTTCAAGGTGCCGCTCGAGCCGTGGGAGAAAGTGGCCAACTGGTTGATGCGTACGCAAGATCCCAGCGGCGCTTGGGGGTATCAAGGAAATGACCCCGGCAATTTCAACCTCGTTACTCAACCCGAGATTCGCCACAGCATGGTGGCCGCAGGACTGGGCAGCCTGTACATCTGCGCGGATCGCTTTCAATATCGGCGAGCAGTGTACGACCCGAACGCCGGCCTGCCGGTGGCGCTGCAACGCGTCAAGAAAACACCGACGCAGCAAGCACCCAAAGCGATCGCCACGCGCATCGATCTGTCGCGCATGGGGCAGGCGCTCGATCTGGGGGACGCTTGGATGCGCGAGCACTACCAGATCGATCCCGGTCAGTACCAGCATTACTTCATGTACGCGTTCGAACGTTATCAGAGTTTTCGCGAGCTATCGGCCACAACGCCGTTTCAGCCAGCGCATTGGTATGACGATGGCGTCTACCTCTTGGAAAGAACCAAAGGGAGCGACGGAGGTTGGACGGGACAAACCGGCCCATCGACGGACACGGCATTTTCCCTGCTATTTCTGCTGCGCTCCAGCAAGAAGAGCATCGAAAAGGCGCATCACCTCGGCCCCGGCACCTTGATCACCGGCCGTGGCCTGCCCGATGGAACCGATATCGAGTTGCGGATGGGCCAGGTGCGGCCGAAGCCGCTTTCAGGTCCGGCCGAGCAGTTGCTGGCCGCGATTGAGGATCCCGGCCATCCAGACTACTTGCGCGCGGTGGAAGGCCTGGAGGACAAAGTCTCGCAGGCGCCCCCGGCCGAATTAGGAAAGCTGGCTTCGAAGCTGCGCGCCCTGGCGGGAGCTGATACGGCCGGTGCCCGGGCCGCCGCAGTTTACACGCTAGGCAAGACTCGCGATTTCGACAGTGCGCCGGTGATCATCGCGGCCCTCTCCGACCCGGATGACGATGTCTTCATCGCGGCCGAAGAGGCGCTAAAATTCATGAGCCGCACGATCAGCGAGCCCAGCGAAGAAGGCATTACCGAAAATCGTCGCGCGAATGCCGTGCGCAAATGGCGCAAATGGTTTACGTCGATCCGTCCCAACGCCCATCTGGACGAATAACCGTGGCCCAGGCAACAACGCAACGCATCCGCAGCCCACGCAAGGAGGTGCGCGTCACGAACTCCACGCTGACGGTGTCGGCCTATGACCGCGTTGCCAGTTTGATTCTGGCGCTGTTGGTGTTGGTCGGTGCTGCCGTGCTGTGCGTGTTCGTGGGCTGGCTTTCCAGCGGCATTTTTCACTATGACAAGCCGGTGCCGGTCGTCATCGAACAATTGGCCAGTGGTGGCGGCTACGAGAATGGCGTCGGCACCGAAGGTCAGCACATCGAAGCCCCGACCGAGAGCGATATCGCGGCCGAAAGCGACATCATGGAGGAAGCGCCCCCCGATACATTGTCGGCCGTGGTCGACGCCGCCGCGACCAGCGACGGCACGCTCGATCGTTTCGACATGCAATTCGCGCGGGGCGAAGGAGTCCGCACCGGCGGCCGCTCGGAAGGGACCGGCAACCATCCGGCCAAGGGGATCGGCGGCGGGTTCGGTGGCGGCGTAGCGCGGCGCACCGATTGGGAGGTGCGTTTTCCGCCAGGCAACACCGTCGAGACTTACGCCAAACAATTGGACTTCTTCGGCATCGAGCTGGGGGTCTTCGGCGCAGGCAACGACATTGTTTATGTCGGCAAGCTGAGCCAGCCGAAGCCGATCGCGCGCACCGGTCCTCGTGCGGCCGAGCAGCGAAAATATATGACCTGGAGCCGGGGCGACCTGGACCAGGCCGACAAGGAATTGTTGCGCGCGGCCGGCATCACGAACCCGGAAGGGCGAACGATCTTTAAATTCCTGCCTCCCGCGGTCGAAACACAACTCACGAATCTCGAACGGCAGTACAAGAATCGCCCGGCGAAGGATATCCGCCGCACCCGGTTCGGCGTCAAAACCGAAGGAGCCGGCTT
Encoded here:
- a CDS encoding SpoIIE family protein phosphatase — encoded protein: MASLQVLKGMTPGVQFPLDGDRAILGRHPDCDIVLDVGAVSRQHAQILLIEADFYVEDLKSRNGTFVNGQQIHDRHRLEDNDRIKICDLLFTFHRGKRAGEPGGVAPALAEVVDDVIGTSGSTVMTKLEMAKARESQRFSVNAEAKLKALIEINNSVASAISVDQVLPKVLDSLFKVFLQADRGFIVLQERENGPLIPKAVKHRRPGDEETIRISRTIVSQVMQGKEAILSADAASDERFDSSQSIADFRIRSMMCAPLVDSTGRALGAIQIDTLDQRSRFQTDDLEVLASVAGQAAFAIENAQLHEAAMRQQQFEHDLQLAHKVQQGFLPSGPPRVEGYDFFDFYEPANQVGGDYFDYVPLPGGRMAMILADVSGKGISAALLTAKLSSEARYCLASEPTPAAAVTRLNANFSASGWEDHFITIVVAVLELETHQVCLVNGGHMAPFLRSAEGRIEEVGSDEAGLPIGVDADYQYSQFLFDLKPGDSLTLFTDGFSEAMDATNELYGMPRLRNRLAAPAKGVQQLGALLLADVKTFVGQRAQSDDMCLVCFGRQKS
- a CDS encoding prenyltransferase/squalene oxidase repeat-containing protein; translated protein: MITMPQAGTNRDGKRCSATCSRCAKTRSLVGVGKSLRLLPVGLLAIVVAYGALQPQRTHAQFTPKSPKVMELVNSGVKFLEETPDSRVGAEALIGLTLLKAEVKADHPLIQKALISVRRIRSDSGALQTQDVYTVGLCVIFLVELDPVACKADIETMLAHLLSLQKGHGGWGYPQRPTGDTSMTQYGVLAMWEAEHAGFKVPLEPWEKVANWLMRTQDPSGAWGYQGNDPGNFNLVTQPEIRHSMVAAGLGSLYICADRFQYRRAVYDPNAGLPVALQRVKKTPTQQAPKAIATRIDLSRMGQALDLGDAWMREHYQIDPGQYQHYFMYAFERYQSFRELSATTPFQPAHWYDDGVYLLERTKGSDGGWTGQTGPSTDTAFSLLFLLRSSKKSIEKAHHLGPGTLITGRGLPDGTDIELRMGQVRPKPLSGPAEQLLAAIEDPGHPDYLRAVEGLEDKVSQAPPAELGKLASKLRALAGADTAGARAAAVYTLGKTRDFDSAPVIIAALSDPDDDVFIAAEEALKFMSRTISEPSEEGITENRRANAVRKWRKWFTSIRPNAHLDE